A stretch of Fusobacterium periodonticum ATCC 33693 DNA encodes these proteins:
- the trpX gene encoding tryptophan ABC transporter substrate-binding protein: MKKSVLFFGALLIIVLGYYFLNNKKDNSQEQVAQEKAQVTEEKVINVGVLQLLSHPALDSIYKGMVEELARQGYEDGKNIRFDLQNAQGEQSNLALMSEKLVSEKNDILVGITTPATLSLANTTKDIPIIMAGITYPVEAGLIASEEKPGNNITGVSDRTPIKQQLELMKEIIPNLKKIGLLYTSSEDNSIKQIEEAKKYAAELGLEVKLASIANSNDIQQVTESLASEVEAIFVPIDNTIASAMATVVKVTDKFKIGVFPSADTMVADGGVLGLGVDQYQIGVETAKVIVDVINGKKPADTPIVLANEGVIYLNEAKAKELGIEIPATIKEKSQIVK, encoded by the coding sequence ATGAAAAAATCGGTTTTATTTTTTGGAGCTTTGTTAATTATTGTGTTAGGGTATTATTTTTTAAATAATAAAAAAGACAATAGCCAAGAACAAGTTGCTCAAGAAAAGGCACAAGTTACAGAAGAAAAGGTTATAAATGTTGGGGTATTACAATTACTTAGTCACCCAGCTTTAGATAGCATTTATAAAGGAATGGTAGAAGAACTTGCAAGACAAGGTTATGAAGATGGAAAGAATATTAGATTTGATTTACAAAATGCTCAAGGAGAACAAAGTAATCTTGCTCTTATGAGTGAAAAATTAGTTAGTGAGAAAAATGATATCTTAGTAGGAATTACAACACCTGCAACTTTAAGTCTTGCTAATACAACAAAGGATATACCTATAATCATGGCAGGAATTACTTATCCAGTTGAAGCAGGTCTTATTGCAAGTGAAGAAAAACCAGGAAATAATATCACAGGAGTAAGTGATAGAACACCTATAAAACAACAACTTGAATTAATGAAGGAAATTATACCTAACTTAAAGAAAATTGGTCTATTATATACTTCAAGTGAAGATAACTCAATAAAACAAATTGAAGAAGCTAAAAAATATGCAGCTGAATTAGGACTAGAAGTTAAATTAGCTTCAATAGCAAACTCTAATGATATTCAACAAGTTACAGAAAGTTTAGCAAGTGAAGTTGAAGCAATATTTGTTCCTATTGACAATACTATAGCAAGTGCTATGGCAACAGTTGTAAAAGTTACAGATAAATTTAAAATAGGAGTTTTTCCTTCAGCTGACACTATGGTTGCTGATGGTGGAGTTTTAGGTTTAGGGGTTGACCAATATCAAATTGGAGTTGAAACTGCAAAAGTTATAGTAGATGTAATAAATGGTAAAAAACCAGCAGATACTCCTATTGTTTTAGCAAATGAAGGAGTTATATACTTAAATGAAGCAAAAGCAAAAGAATTAGGAATAGAAATTCCTGCAACTATTAAAGAAAAATCACAAATAGTTAAGTAA
- a CDS encoding formate/nitrite transporter family protein, with protein MADGHKTPTELVDYIIKVGIDKATKPLFKLMLLGIFGGAFIALGGAGNIISASTLVKTDPGFAKFLGAAVFPVGLILVVTLGAELFTSNCLLSVAFVNKKISFMQMIRNLVIVYLFNYVGSFIVAYITVKGGSFNADSLAYLQNIATHKVDASAYALFIKGILCNVLVCGAVIQSYTSRDTIGKLVGAWLPIMLFVLIGYDHSIANMFYLTAAKLVDSSLFGVSGILYNLFYVTLGNILGALAIGLPLYFSYYKKSDN; from the coding sequence ATGGCAGATGGACACAAAACACCAACGGAATTGGTGGATTATATTATTAAAGTTGGTATAGATAAGGCAACTAAACCCTTATTTAAACTTATGTTACTTGGAATTTTTGGAGGAGCTTTTATAGCACTTGGAGGAGCAGGAAATATCATTTCAGCTTCTACTTTAGTGAAAACTGATCCAGGATTTGCAAAGTTTTTAGGGGCAGCTGTATTCCCTGTAGGTCTTATTTTAGTTGTAACACTTGGAGCTGAATTATTTACAAGTAACTGTTTATTATCAGTTGCATTTGTAAATAAAAAAATTAGTTTTATGCAAATGATTAGAAACCTTGTTATTGTTTATCTTTTTAACTATGTTGGAAGTTTTATAGTTGCTTATATAACAGTAAAAGGTGGAAGTTTTAATGCAGATTCTCTTGCATATCTACAAAATATAGCTACTCATAAAGTAGATGCTTCAGCTTATGCTCTTTTTATCAAAGGTATATTATGTAATGTTCTAGTATGTGGAGCTGTTATTCAAAGCTATACTTCAAGAGATACTATTGGTAAATTAGTTGGAGCTTGGTTACCTATTATGCTATTTGTTCTTATTGGTTATGACCACTCAATAGCAAATATGTTTTATCTAACTGCTGCTAAATTAGTAGATTCAAGTTTATTTGGAGTTTCTGGTATCTTATACAATCTATTTTATGTTACATTAGGAAATATCTTAGGAGCTTTAGCTATAGGATTACCTCTATATTTCTCATATTATAAAAAATCAGATAACTAA
- a CDS encoding O-methyltransferase yields MLEELKEANSYISSKIDKYRSRSLLIKEIETDAEINNVPIISKEIREYLKFIIKSNKNIKNILEIGTATAYSGIIMAEEIQDRNGCLTTIEIDEDRFKIAKSNFEKANLKNIEQILGDATEEIEKLNKNYDFIFIDAAKGQYKKFFEDSYKLLNQGGLVFIDNILFRGYLYKESPRRFKTIVKRLDEFIEYLYENFEDVTLLPISDGVMLVNKN; encoded by the coding sequence ATGCTAGAAGAGTTAAAAGAAGCAAATAGTTATATTTCATCAAAGATTGATAAATACAGAAGTAGGAGTTTATTGATAAAAGAGATTGAAACAGATGCTGAAATCAATAATGTTCCAATAATCAGTAAAGAAATTAGAGAATATTTAAAATTTATTATAAAATCAAATAAAAATATAAAAAATATTCTAGAAATTGGGACAGCTACTGCTTATTCAGGAATTATTATGGCTGAAGAAATTCAAGATAGAAATGGCTGTTTGACTACAATAGAAATTGATGAAGATAGATTCAAAATTGCTAAATCTAATTTTGAAAAAGCTAATTTGAAAAATATAGAACAAATTCTAGGAGATGCTACAGAAGAGATAGAAAAGTTAAATAAAAATTATGATTTTATTTTTATTGATGCTGCTAAGGGGCAGTATAAAAAATTCTTTGAAGATTCATATAAACTTTTAAATCAAGGTGGTTTAGTATTTATAGATAATATCCTTTTTAGAGGTTATTTATATAAAGAAAGTCCTAGGAGATTTAAGACTATAGTAAAAAGATTAGATGAGTTTATAGAATATCTTTATGAGAATTTTGAAGATGTAACTTTACTTCCTATATCTGATGGGGTTATGTTGGTTAATAAAAATTAA
- a CDS encoding ABC transporter ATP-binding protein: MPYIELKNINKVFNPNSNREHHALKNINLVINKGDFITIIGGNGAGKSTLFNAISGVFPLDSGSISINDVEISSTKEFERAKYISRVFQNPLDNTAPRMTVAENMALALNRGERRTLKFSKNKENIALFENLLKNLNLGLEQKLDTEMGVLSGGQRQAIALLMATMKAPELILLDEHTAALDPKTQKKIMLLSEEKVKEKNLTALMITHNLQDALTYGNRMLLLHQGEIVRDFSEEEKKKLSVTDLYKIMVDLDE; the protein is encoded by the coding sequence ATGCCATATATAGAATTAAAAAATATAAATAAAGTTTTTAATCCAAATTCAAACAGGGAACATCATGCTTTGAAGAATATAAATCTTGTTATTAATAAGGGAGATTTTATTACAATAATTGGTGGAAATGGAGCAGGAAAATCAACATTATTTAATGCGATATCTGGAGTTTTTCCTTTAGATAGTGGTAGTATATCGATTAATGATGTAGAAATTTCGTCAACAAAGGAATTTGAAAGAGCTAAGTATATAAGTCGTGTTTTCCAAAACCCTTTAGATAATACAGCTCCTCGTATGACAGTTGCTGAAAATATGGCATTGGCTCTTAATCGTGGAGAAAGAAGAACATTAAAGTTTAGTAAAAATAAAGAGAATATAGCTTTATTTGAAAATTTATTAAAAAATCTTAATCTAGGTTTAGAGCAAAAATTGGATACTGAAATGGGAGTTTTATCTGGTGGGCAAAGACAAGCTATTGCATTGCTTATGGCAACAATGAAAGCACCTGAACTAATCTTATTAGATGAACATACTGCTGCTCTTGATCCAAAGACTCAAAAGAAGATTATGCTTTTATCTGAAGAGAAAGTAAAAGAAAAAAATCTTACAGCTCTTATGATAACTCATAATCTTCAAGATGCTTTAACTTATGGTAATAGAATGTTACTTTTACATCAAGGAGAAATTGTTAGAGACTTTTCAGAAGAAGAAAAAAAGAAATTATCTGTAACAGATTTGTATAAGATTATGGTTGACCTTGATGAATAA
- a CDS encoding ISL3 family transposase yields SNITNGLIEGLNNKIKSIKRTAFGYSNFSNFKKRVLIQAGIISISA; encoded by the coding sequence TCAAATATTACTAATGGTTTAATAGAGGGTTTAAACAATAAAATAAAATCAATAAAGAGAACAGCATTTGGATATTCAAATTTCAGTAATTTTAAAAAGCGCGTATTAATTCAAGCAGGTATTATTTCAATTAGCGCTTAA
- the rsmB gene encoding 16S rRNA (cytosine(967)-C(5))-methyltransferase RsmB — translation MSVKYVAMKLIAFVDKGSYSNIVLNDAFREFHFTAKEKAFITEIFYGVLRNKNFLDYMIEKNTKVIKKEWIRNLLRISIYQLTFMSSDAKGVVWEATEIAKKHGIAISKFINGTLRNYLRNKDLEIKKLHDEKNYEILYSIPKYFCDILEKQYGSENLKQAITSLKKIPYLSVRVNKLKYSEEEFEEFLKERDIQIIKKVDSVYYINSGLIINSKEFKEGKIIAQDASSYLAAKNLGAKPNELVLDICAAPGGKTAVLAEEMQNKGEVIAIDIHQHKKKLIEENMKKLGINIVKATILDARNVNKQGRKFDKILVDVPCSGYGVIRKKPEILYTKNRENIEELASLQLEILNSAADILKDGGELIYSTCTIISQENTDNIEQFLKERKEFKVKALNIPENVSGEYDKLGGFSINYREEIMDNFYIIKLVKEEKC, via the coding sequence ATGAGTGTAAAGTATGTAGCTATGAAATTAATAGCATTTGTAGATAAAGGAAGTTATTCAAATATTGTTTTAAATGATGCTTTTAGAGAATTTCATTTCACAGCTAAAGAAAAAGCCTTTATTACAGAAATATTCTATGGTGTTCTAAGAAATAAAAATTTCTTAGACTATATGATAGAAAAAAATACTAAAGTAATAAAAAAAGAGTGGATAAGAAATCTATTAAGAATTTCAATATACCAGTTAACTTTCATGTCTAGTGATGCTAAAGGTGTAGTTTGGGAAGCAACTGAAATTGCTAAAAAGCATGGAATAGCTATTTCTAAATTTATAAATGGAACTCTAAGAAACTATTTAAGAAATAAAGATTTAGAAATAAAAAAACTACATGATGAAAAAAACTATGAAATTTTGTACTCTATTCCTAAATATTTTTGTGATATATTAGAAAAACAATATGGAAGTGAAAATTTAAAACAGGCTATTACAAGTCTTAAAAAAATACCTTATTTATCAGTAAGAGTGAATAAATTAAAATATAGTGAAGAAGAATTTGAAGAATTTTTAAAAGAAAGAGATATTCAAATTATAAAAAAAGTTGATTCAGTATATTATATAAACTCAGGTTTGATAATAAATTCTAAAGAATTTAAAGAAGGAAAAATAATAGCTCAAGATGCTTCATCATATCTAGCAGCTAAAAATTTAGGAGCAAAGCCTAATGAGCTAGTTTTAGATATCTGTGCTGCACCAGGTGGAAAAACTGCAGTTCTTGCTGAAGAAATGCAGAATAAAGGTGAAGTCATAGCTATAGATATACATCAACATAAGAAAAAATTAATAGAAGAGAATATGAAAAAACTAGGAATAAATATAGTCAAAGCTACCATTTTAGATGCTAGAAATGTAAATAAACAAGGTAGAAAGTTTGATAAAATTTTGGTTGATGTGCCTTGTAGTGGTTATGGAGTTATAAGAAAAAAACCTGAAATTCTATATACAAAAAATAGAGAAAACATAGAAGAGTTAGCTTCATTACAATTGGAAATTTTAAATTCAGCAGCAGACATATTAAAAGATGGAGGAGAATTAATTTACAGTACTTGTACTATTATTTCTCAGGAAAATACTGATAATATTGAGCAATTTTTAAAAGAGAGAAAAGAATTTAAAGTTAAAGCTCTAAATATTCCTGAAAATGTTTCTGGTGAATATGACAAACTTGGAGGTTTCTCTATAAACTATAGGGAAGAAATAATGGATAATTTCTATATTATAAAGTTAGTAAAGGAAGAAAAATGCTAG
- a CDS encoding ABC transporter permease has protein sequence MDLVISAISQGLLWSLLSLGLFISFRVLNIADMTTEGSYPLGAAVCVMLIQSGYSPLTATIIAMLVGSLAGLVTAIFINICKIPSLLAGILTMTALLSVNLRIMKRPNLSLLNKETIFGSLSKLNLPPYFDIILLGLVVISIVILAMHLFFNTELGQALIATGDNPKMATSLGISTKKMTTLGLMLSNSLIALTGAILSQNNGYADVNSGLGVIVVALAAIIIAEVIFTDVNFLTRLVCIVFGSMIYRLLLVFVLKLNVIQANDFKLVSALLIALFLSVPELKKFYLKLGKGDR, from the coding sequence ATGGATTTAGTTATTTCAGCAATTTCACAAGGACTATTGTGGAGTTTATTATCATTAGGTTTATTTATAAGTTTTCGTGTCTTGAATATTGCAGATATGACAACAGAAGGTTCTTATCCTTTAGGAGCAGCTGTTTGTGTTATGCTTATACAAAGTGGTTATTCACCTTTAACTGCAACAATCATAGCAATGCTTGTTGGTTCTCTTGCAGGCTTAGTGACAGCTATCTTTATAAATATTTGTAAAATTCCAAGTTTACTTGCAGGTATTCTTACAATGACAGCTTTACTTTCAGTGAATCTTCGTATAATGAAAAGACCTAACTTAAGTTTACTTAATAAAGAAACTATTTTTGGTAGTTTATCAAAATTAAATTTACCACCTTATTTTGATATTATATTATTGGGCTTAGTAGTGATTTCTATTGTGATTTTAGCAATGCATTTATTTTTTAACACTGAGTTAGGGCAAGCTTTAATTGCAACAGGAGATAATCCTAAAATGGCAACATCTCTGGGAATATCTACAAAGAAGATGACTACTCTTGGACTTATGCTTTCAAATTCATTGATAGCTTTAACAGGAGCAATACTTTCTCAAAACAATGGATATGCTGATGTTAATAGTGGATTAGGAGTAATTGTTGTCGCTCTTGCAGCCATTATAATTGCAGAAGTAATTTTTACTGATGTAAACTTTTTAACACGTCTTGTTTGTATAGTATTTGGTTCTATGATATATCGTTTACTTTTAGTTTTTGTATTGAAATTAAATGTAATACAAGCTAATGACTTTAAATTGGTTTCAGCTCTTTTAATAGCACTATTTTTAAGTGTACCTGAATTAAAAAAGTTTTACCTAAAGTTAGGAAAAGGTGATAGATAA